A genomic window from Streptomyces sp. NBC_01429 includes:
- a CDS encoding MFS transporter: protein MPFALLALAVSAFGIGTTEFVMMGLLPNVADDLGTSVPTAGYLVSAYAIGVVIGAPLLTAFGSRIPRKRMLLLLMSLFVVGNLASALAPGFGWLMAGRVLAGLPHGAFFGVGAVVAARLVREGRQARAVATMFLGLTVANIIGVPAATLLGQHLGWRATFLVVTVIGLVALAALARLIPYVPVDAQQSVRRELRALRDRQVLLGLATAVFGFGGVFAVYSYLASMTTEVMGFGESSVTLVLALFGIGMTLGALAAGPLTDRALRPTLYGSLATLAVVLVAFRFTAHVQWAALVTVVILGAVGFMTTTPLQMLVMSKAKDAPTIASASNHSAFNLANAGGAWAGGAAIAAGWGWMSPTLVGAVLAVIGLAIAVTAGVLDRGGRGTGAASRMVARGDAAEVPGAVPEAVAVQQRR from the coding sequence ATGCCCTTCGCCCTGCTCGCCCTGGCCGTCTCGGCCTTCGGCATCGGGACGACCGAGTTCGTCATGATGGGCCTGCTGCCCAACGTCGCGGACGATCTGGGAACCTCCGTACCCACCGCCGGCTATCTGGTGTCGGCCTACGCGATCGGCGTCGTCATCGGCGCCCCGCTGCTCACCGCCTTCGGCTCCCGCATCCCGCGCAAACGGATGCTCCTGCTGCTCATGTCCCTCTTCGTCGTCGGCAACCTGGCCTCCGCGCTCGCCCCCGGCTTCGGCTGGCTGATGGCGGGCCGGGTACTGGCCGGACTGCCGCACGGAGCGTTCTTCGGCGTCGGCGCCGTCGTCGCCGCCAGACTGGTGCGCGAGGGCCGGCAGGCGCGGGCGGTGGCGACCATGTTCCTCGGACTGACCGTCGCCAATATCATCGGCGTCCCGGCGGCCACCCTGCTCGGCCAGCACCTCGGCTGGCGCGCCACCTTCCTGGTCGTCACGGTGATCGGCCTGGTCGCGCTGGCGGCACTGGCCCGGCTCATTCCGTACGTGCCCGTGGACGCTCAGCAGAGCGTCCGCCGCGAGCTGCGCGCCCTGCGCGACCGGCAGGTGCTGCTCGGGCTCGCGACGGCCGTCTTCGGCTTCGGCGGGGTCTTCGCCGTCTACTCGTACCTCGCCTCGATGACGACCGAGGTGATGGGCTTCGGCGAGTCCTCCGTCACCCTCGTGCTCGCCCTCTTCGGCATCGGCATGACGCTCGGCGCGCTGGCGGCCGGACCGCTCACCGACCGGGCGCTGCGGCCCACGCTCTACGGTTCGCTCGCCACCCTCGCCGTGGTGCTGGTCGCCTTCCGCTTCACGGCGCATGTGCAGTGGGCGGCGCTGGTGACCGTGGTGATCCTCGGCGCGGTCGGATTCATGACCACCACGCCGCTCCAGATGCTCGTCATGAGCAAGGCCAAGGACGCCCCCACGATCGCCTCAGCCTCGAACCACTCGGCCTTCAACCTGGCCAACGCGGGCGGCGCCTGGGCCGGCGGCGCGGCGATCGCCGCGGGCTGGGGCTGGATGTCCCCGACGCTGGTCGGCGCCGTACTGGCGGTCATCGGCCTGGCCATCGCGGTCACGGCGGGAGTGCTCGACCGGGGCGGCCGGGGTACGGGCGCGGCCTCGCGGATGGTGGCGCGCGGCGACGCCGCCGAGGTCCCGGGGGCGGTCCCGGAGGCCGTCGCGGTCCAGCAGCGGCGCTGA
- a CDS encoding NAD+ synthase, which translates to MPQLRLALNQIDSTVGDLAANAEAIVHWTRHAAEQGAHLVAFPEMVLTGYPVEDLALRSSFVDASRAAVRALAVRLAEEGFGELPVVVGYLDRSETERPRSGQPAGAPRNAAAVLHRGEVALNFAKHHLPNYGVFDEFRYFVPGDTMPVIRVHGVDVALAICEDLWQDGGRVPAARSAGAGLLLSVNASPYEREKDDTRLDLVRKRAQEAGCTTAYLAMIGGQDELVFDGDSIVVDKDGEVIARAPQFAEGSVVLDLDLPAAAAQPPSGVVDDGLRIDHVVLSEDPLPAYEPELTGGYADRLDDDEEVYSALVVGLRAYAAKNGFRSVLIGLSGGIDSALVAAIACDALGAQHVYGVSMPSKYSSDHSKDDAAELARRTGLNFRTHPIEPMFDAYMESLGLTGLAEENLQARLRGTMLMALSNQEGQIVLAPGNKSELAVGYSTLYGDSVGAYGPIKDLYKTYVFRLAHWRNRAALERGQTPPIPENTIAKPPSAELRPGQVDADSLPDYDVLDRILELYVDRDQGMDAIVAAGFDAELVAKTLRMVDTAEYKRRQYPPGTKISAKGFGKDRRLPITNRWRELTD; encoded by the coding sequence GTGCCTCAACTACGCCTCGCTCTGAATCAGATCGACTCGACCGTCGGTGACCTCGCCGCGAACGCCGAGGCGATCGTGCACTGGACCCGGCACGCCGCCGAGCAGGGAGCGCATCTCGTCGCGTTCCCCGAGATGGTGCTGACCGGCTATCCCGTCGAGGACCTCGCGCTGCGCTCGTCCTTCGTCGACGCGTCCCGGGCCGCCGTGCGCGCGCTCGCGGTCCGGCTCGCCGAGGAGGGCTTCGGGGAGCTGCCCGTCGTCGTCGGCTATCTCGACCGCTCCGAGACCGAGCGGCCCCGCTCCGGCCAGCCCGCGGGCGCCCCGCGCAACGCCGCAGCCGTCCTGCACCGGGGGGAGGTCGCGCTCAACTTCGCCAAGCACCATCTGCCGAACTACGGCGTCTTCGACGAGTTCCGGTACTTCGTGCCGGGCGACACCATGCCGGTGATCCGGGTGCACGGGGTCGACGTGGCGCTGGCCATCTGCGAGGACCTCTGGCAGGACGGCGGCCGGGTGCCCGCCGCCCGTTCGGCCGGGGCCGGGCTGCTGCTCTCCGTCAACGCCTCCCCGTACGAGCGCGAGAAGGACGACACCCGCCTCGACCTGGTGCGCAAGCGCGCCCAGGAGGCCGGGTGCACCACCGCGTACCTCGCGATGATCGGCGGCCAGGACGAGCTGGTCTTCGACGGCGACTCGATCGTCGTCGACAAGGACGGCGAAGTCATCGCGCGCGCCCCGCAGTTCGCCGAGGGCTCGGTCGTCCTGGACCTCGACCTGCCGGCCGCGGCGGCGCAGCCGCCCTCGGGTGTCGTGGACGACGGGCTGCGCATCGACCACGTCGTCCTCTCCGAGGACCCCCTCCCGGCGTACGAGCCCGAGCTGACCGGCGGCTACGCCGACCGTCTCGACGACGACGAGGAGGTGTACTCGGCGCTGGTCGTGGGGCTGCGCGCGTACGCCGCGAAGAACGGCTTCCGGTCGGTGCTGATCGGGCTGTCCGGCGGCATCGACTCCGCGCTCGTCGCCGCCATCGCCTGCGACGCGCTGGGCGCGCAGCACGTGTACGGCGTCTCCATGCCGTCCAAGTACTCCTCGGACCACTCCAAGGACGACGCGGCCGAGCTGGCCCGCCGTACGGGGCTGAACTTCCGTACGCATCCGATCGAGCCGATGTTCGACGCGTACATGGAGTCGCTCGGGCTGACCGGGCTCGCGGAGGAGAACCTCCAGGCGCGGCTGCGCGGCACGATGCTGATGGCGCTCTCCAACCAGGAGGGCCAGATCGTGCTGGCGCCGGGGAACAAGTCCGAGCTGGCGGTGGGGTATTCGACGCTGTACGGGGACTCCGTCGGGGCGTACGGCCCGATCAAGGACCTCTACAAGACGTATGTGTTCCGGCTGGCCCACTGGCGCAACCGGGCCGCGCTGGAGCGGGGCCAGACCCCGCCGATCCCGGAGAACACCATCGCCAAGCCGCCGAGCGCCGAGCTGCGCCCCGGCCAGGTCGACGCGGACTCACTGCCGGACTACGACGTGCTGGACCGGATCCTGGAGCTGTACGTCGACCGCGACCAGGGCATGGACGCGATCGTCGCGGCCGGTTTCGACGCGGAGCTGGTCGCGAAGACACTGCGGATGGTGGACACGGCGGAGTACAAGCGGCGCCAGTACCCGCCGGGCACCAAGATCTCCGCGAAGGGCTTCGGCAAGGACCGGCGGCTGCCGATCACGAACCGCTGGCGCGAGCTGACGGACTGA
- a CDS encoding DUF305 domain-containing protein: MAEFPPRRRVTRTQWAAVTAVALALIFAGTAAVASAGGDGGSAGPATPTSESADAGFARDMAVHHQQAVEMSFIVRDSTDDEEVRRLAYDIANTQANQRGMLLGWLDLWGLPKLEAGQEPMEWMSTADAKDTGSADGMSMDDGSTMDHGGGTDHGSAGHGAYEPHDGSLMVGMATKTELAQLRDARGERAEILYLQLMTDHHKGGVDMAEGCVRLCEVGTEKALAKGMVAAQESEMRLMADLLKARGAKPRS; this comes from the coding sequence GTGGCGGAGTTCCCCCCGCGCCGCCGCGTCACGCGCACGCAGTGGGCGGCCGTCACCGCCGTCGCCCTCGCGCTGATCTTCGCCGGTACGGCCGCGGTGGCCTCCGCCGGCGGCGACGGCGGCTCCGCCGGACCCGCCACCCCGACGTCGGAGTCGGCGGACGCGGGCTTCGCGCGGGACATGGCGGTCCACCACCAGCAGGCCGTGGAGATGTCCTTCATCGTGCGCGACAGCACGGACGACGAGGAGGTGCGCCGGCTGGCGTACGACATCGCCAACACCCAGGCCAACCAGCGCGGGATGCTGCTGGGCTGGCTGGACCTGTGGGGGCTGCCGAAGCTGGAGGCCGGGCAGGAGCCGATGGAGTGGATGTCCACGGCCGACGCCAAGGACACCGGGTCGGCCGACGGCATGTCCATGGACGACGGAAGCACCATGGACCACGGCGGCGGCACGGACCACGGCAGCGCGGGGCACGGCGCGTACGAGCCCCACGACGGGTCCCTCATGGTCGGCATGGCCACGAAGACGGAGCTGGCCCAGCTGCGCGACGCGCGCGGCGAGCGGGCCGAGATCCTCTACCTCCAGCTGATGACCGACCACCACAAGGGCGGCGTCGACATGGCCGAGGGCTGTGTCCGGCTCTGCGAGGTCGGTACGGAGAAGGCCCTCGCCAAGGGCATGGTCGCGGCGCAGGAGTCGGAGATGCGGCTCATGGCCGACCTGCTGAAGGCCAGGGGCGCGAAGCCGCGCTCCTGA
- a CDS encoding DUF3105 domain-containing protein — protein sequence MASKSQSAERKARIEEMRRAERARERRSRIITISASALVVAALIAGGAVLLNKESEKKAEAKAEAASPVKEEKSWDAEKLGRNHVAEAVKYPMNPPVGGDHNQVWMNCDGDVYTDPVPNVNAVHSLEHGAVWVTYNDKASDDDVKALGEKVKKTKYSLMSPVKDQAGAIMLSAWGKQVTVDSATDSRVNQFFTKYVQGEQTPEPGAACTGGMDAP from the coding sequence ATGGCTTCCAAGTCCCAGTCCGCCGAACGCAAGGCCCGAATAGAGGAGATGCGCCGCGCCGAGCGGGCCCGTGAGCGGCGCAGCCGCATCATCACGATCAGCGCGAGCGCGCTCGTGGTCGCGGCGCTCATCGCCGGCGGCGCCGTCCTCCTGAACAAGGAGTCGGAAAAGAAGGCGGAAGCCAAGGCCGAGGCGGCCTCCCCCGTCAAGGAGGAGAAGTCCTGGGACGCCGAGAAGCTCGGCCGCAACCACGTCGCCGAGGCCGTCAAGTACCCGATGAACCCGCCGGTGGGCGGTGACCACAACCAGGTCTGGATGAACTGCGACGGCGACGTCTACACGGACCCGGTCCCGAACGTGAACGCGGTGCACTCGCTGGAGCACGGCGCGGTCTGGGTCACGTACAACGACAAGGCGTCGGACGACGATGTGAAGGCGCTCGGCGAGAAGGTCAAGAAGACCAAGTACTCGCTGATGAGCCCGGTGAAGGACCAGGCCGGCGCGATCATGCTGAGCGCGTGGGGCAAGCAGGTCACGGTGGACAGCGCGACGGACTCGCGGGTGAACCAGTTCTTCACGAAGTACGTCCAGGGTGAGCAGACCCCCGAGCCGGGCGCCGCCTGCACGGGCGGAATGGACGCGCCGTGA
- a CDS encoding MarR family winged helix-turn-helix transcriptional regulator, whose product MPEQAEPPPDVDAVTRAVLTASRLLVAVSVRSLAAAGEPVTLPQLRLLTVLATHGDAKLVEVAERLGVNPSTAMRTLDRLIAAGLATRQSNPGNRRETMLRLTPAGLELVDRVGAARHREIAAIVERLAPGQRAALVDALTAFTEAGGEPVVPGDETEPYPLGWTDTHARRPDRTGTRTRRCDDGK is encoded by the coding sequence ATGCCCGAGCAAGCAGAGCCGCCGCCGGACGTCGATGCCGTGACCCGCGCCGTACTGACCGCGTCACGGCTGCTGGTCGCCGTCTCCGTACGCTCCCTGGCCGCCGCGGGCGAGCCGGTCACCCTGCCCCAGCTGCGGCTGCTCACGGTCCTGGCCACCCATGGCGACGCCAAGCTGGTGGAGGTCGCCGAGCGGCTCGGGGTGAATCCGTCGACGGCCATGCGCACGCTGGACCGGCTGATCGCCGCCGGGCTCGCGACCCGGCAGAGCAACCCCGGCAACCGCCGCGAGACGATGCTGCGGCTCACCCCGGCCGGTCTGGAGCTGGTCGACCGGGTCGGCGCCGCCCGGCACCGGGAGATCGCCGCGATCGTCGAGCGGCTGGCCCCCGGGCAGCGCGCCGCCCTCGTCGACGCCCTCACCGCGTTCACCGAGGCGGGCGGGGAGCCGGTGGTGCCGGGCGACGAGACGGAGCCGTACCCGCTGGGCTGGACGGACACGCACGCCCGGCGGCCGGACCGGACGGGCACCCGAACCCGGCGGTGCGACGACGGAAAGTAG
- a CDS encoding glutamine synthetase family protein encodes MDKQQEFVLRTLEERDVRFVRLWFTDVLGFLKSVAVAPAELEQAFDEGIGFDGSAIEGFARVYESDMIAKPDPGTFQILPWRAEAPGTARMFCDILMPDGSPSFADPRYVLKRMLAKTSDLGFTFYTHPEIEFFLLKDKPVDGSRPTPADSSGYFDHTPQNVGMDFRRQAITMLESMGISVEFSHHEGAPGQQEIDLRYADALSTADNIMTFRLIMKQVALEQGVQATFMPKPFSEYPGSGMHTHLSLFEGDRNAFYESGSEYQLSKVGRSFIAGLLKHAAEISAVTNQWVNSYKRIWGGSTRTAGSGGEAPSYICWGHNNRSALIRVPMYKPGKTGSARVEVRSIDSGANPYLTYAVLLAAGLKGIEEGYELPAGADDDVWALSDSERRAMGIEPLPQNLGEAISLMERSELVAETLGEHVFDFFLRNKKQEWEEYRSEVTAFELKKNLPVL; translated from the coding sequence ATGGATAAGCAGCAGGAATTTGTGCTCCGCACGCTGGAGGAGCGCGACGTCCGCTTCGTGCGTCTCTGGTTCACCGATGTTCTCGGGTTCCTGAAGTCGGTCGCCGTCGCGCCCGCCGAGCTGGAGCAGGCATTCGACGAGGGCATCGGCTTCGACGGTTCGGCCATCGAGGGCTTCGCCCGGGTGTACGAGTCCGACATGATCGCCAAGCCTGATCCGGGCACCTTCCAGATCCTGCCCTGGCGCGCGGAGGCCCCCGGCACCGCCCGTATGTTCTGCGACATCCTGATGCCCGACGGCTCGCCGTCCTTCGCGGACCCGCGCTATGTGCTCAAGCGGATGCTCGCCAAGACCTCGGACCTGGGTTTCACCTTCTACACCCACCCCGAGATCGAGTTCTTCCTGCTGAAGGACAAGCCCGTCGACGGCAGCCGTCCCACCCCCGCCGACAGCTCCGGCTACTTCGACCACACCCCGCAGAACGTGGGGATGGATTTCCGGCGCCAGGCGATCACGATGCTCGAATCCATGGGCATCTCGGTGGAGTTCAGCCACCACGAGGGCGCCCCGGGCCAGCAGGAGATCGACCTGCGGTACGCGGACGCGCTGTCCACCGCCGACAACATCATGACGTTCCGGCTGATCATGAAGCAGGTCGCGCTGGAGCAGGGCGTGCAGGCCACGTTCATGCCGAAGCCGTTCTCGGAGTACCCGGGCTCGGGCATGCACACCCACCTCTCCCTCTTCGAGGGAGACCGCAACGCGTTCTACGAGTCGGGCTCCGAGTACCAGCTCTCCAAGGTCGGCCGCTCCTTCATCGCCGGGCTGCTCAAGCACGCGGCGGAGATCTCGGCCGTCACCAACCAGTGGGTCAACTCCTACAAGCGCATCTGGGGCGGCTCCACCCGCACGGCGGGCTCGGGCGGCGAGGCCCCCTCGTACATCTGCTGGGGCCACAACAACCGCTCCGCGCTGATCCGGGTACCGATGTACAAGCCCGGCAAGACCGGCTCCGCCCGGGTCGAGGTCCGCTCCATCGACTCGGGGGCCAACCCGTACCTGACCTACGCGGTGCTGCTCGCCGCCGGCCTCAAGGGCATCGAGGAGGGGTACGAACTCCCGGCGGGCGCCGACGACGACGTCTGGGCGCTCTCCGACTCCGAGCGCCGCGCGATGGGCATCGAGCCCCTCCCGCAGAACCTGGGCGAGGCGATCTCCCTGATGGAGCGCAGCGAACTGGTGGCGGAGACGCTCGGCGAGCACGTCTTCGACTTCTTCCTGCGCAACAAGAAGCAGGAGTGGGAGGAGTACCGCTCCGAGGTGACGGCCTTCGAGCTGAAGAAGAACCTTCCGGTGCTGTAG
- a CDS encoding NAD(P)-dependent alcohol dehydrogenase has translation MNEMRAALYDRYGPPEVLYEGSVPVPVPAPGEVLVRVHAVGVNGGELYGRAGRLRLVTGRRFPQRMGIDFVGEVTEVAGADGSARRAGRAGAAPGPRVGDRVWGGLGRRLGSAAEYVAVRPRQISPAPGNLTPAEAVSILAGGTTSLTALRDKARLKPGERLLVRGGSGGVGSVAVQIGKMFGAHVTALAGPKNLDFVRELGADEVIDYTTTRGPELGSFDVVMDTVGTELRSFRGLLAPGGRMVGVSFDTDHLVSSLGYILGSAVHGTGRVRFFSGNPRHALLAELAGYARDGAVRPVLDTARPLSDIAAAHRALEAGGVRGKHVVEIG, from the coding sequence ATGAACGAGATGCGCGCGGCGCTCTACGACCGGTACGGCCCTCCCGAGGTGCTGTACGAGGGCAGCGTCCCGGTGCCCGTCCCCGCGCCCGGCGAGGTGCTGGTGCGGGTCCACGCGGTCGGCGTCAACGGGGGCGAACTGTACGGCCGGGCCGGACGGCTCCGCCTGGTGACGGGCCGCCGCTTCCCGCAGCGGATGGGCATCGACTTCGTCGGCGAGGTCACCGAGGTGGCCGGGGCCGACGGGAGCGCCCGGAGGGCCGGCCGGGCCGGCGCGGCCCCCGGCCCGCGCGTGGGCGACCGGGTGTGGGGCGGGCTGGGGCGCAGGCTGGGCAGCGCAGCCGAGTACGTGGCCGTCCGCCCCCGGCAGATCTCCCCGGCGCCCGGGAACCTCACCCCCGCCGAGGCCGTCTCGATCCTGGCCGGCGGCACGACCTCGCTCACCGCCCTGCGCGACAAGGCGCGGCTCAAGCCGGGGGAACGGCTGCTCGTACGGGGCGGCAGCGGCGGAGTGGGCAGTGTCGCCGTCCAGATCGGCAAGATGTTCGGCGCCCATGTCACGGCGCTGGCGGGCCCGAAGAACCTCGACTTCGTCAGGGAGCTGGGGGCGGACGAGGTCATCGACTACACGACGACCCGCGGCCCGGAACTCGGCTCCTTCGATGTCGTCATGGACACCGTGGGCACCGAACTCCGCTCGTTCCGCGGGCTGTTGGCCCCGGGTGGACGGATGGTGGGCGTGAGCTTCGACACCGACCACCTCGTCTCCAGCCTCGGCTACATCCTCGGCTCCGCCGTGCACGGCACCGGCCGGGTGCGTTTCTTCAGCGGCAACCCCCGGCACGCCCTGCTGGCGGAACTGGCCGGGTACGCGCGCGACGGCGCCGTACGCCCCGTACTGGACACGGCCCGCCCGCTCTCCGACATCGCCGCCGCGCACCGGGCCCTGGAGGCGGGCGGGGTACGCGGAAAGCACGTCGTCGAGATCGGCTGA
- a CDS encoding pyridoxamine 5'-phosphate oxidase family protein has product MSAKDPGGARVPRTELDPRYGEPEAEALPWREALDLLAGAEVFWLTTVRPEGRPHVTPLLALWWDGALYFCTGAAERKAMNLAHSPEVVLTTGTNALRTGYDLVVEGTAVRVTDDGRLTALAEAWEAKYGPDWHFDVRDGAFAGPAGNTALVFAVYPRTAFGFGRAPYSQTRWRF; this is encoded by the coding sequence ATGTCAGCGAAGGACCCCGGCGGCGCCCGTGTCCCCCGCACCGAACTGGACCCCCGTTACGGCGAGCCGGAGGCCGAGGCCCTGCCCTGGCGGGAGGCCCTCGATCTGCTCGCCGGGGCGGAGGTCTTCTGGCTGACCACCGTGCGGCCGGAGGGGCGCCCCCACGTCACGCCCCTGCTGGCCCTGTGGTGGGACGGCGCGCTGTATTTCTGCACCGGCGCCGCCGAGCGCAAGGCCATGAACCTCGCCCACAGTCCGGAGGTCGTCCTCACCACCGGCACGAACGCCCTGCGCACGGGATACGACCTGGTGGTCGAGGGCACGGCGGTACGGGTGACGGACGACGGCAGGCTGACGGCCCTGGCGGAGGCGTGGGAGGCGAAGTACGGCCCGGACTGGCACTTCGACGTACGGGACGGGGCCTTCGCGGGCCCGGCGGGCAATACGGCGCTGGTCTTCGCGGTCTACCCGCGCACGGCGTTCGGCTTCGGCAGGGCGCCGTACAGCCAGACCCGCTGGCGTTTCTGA